One stretch of Clavibacter californiensis DNA includes these proteins:
- the pheT gene encoding phenylalanine--tRNA ligase subunit beta produces the protein MRIPISWLGEHVELPAGVTPEDVHASLVKVGLEEEDVHAFSISGPVVVGQVLEASPEPQTNGKTINWCQVRVAPEGATAADGGEDVRGIVCGAHNFVVGDKVVVSLPGAVLPGPFPISSRKTYGHVSDGMIASSRELGLGEEHDGILVLSSLGLDPAVGTDALALLHLDDRAVEVNVTPDRGYAFSIRGIAREYAHATGAAFTDPADALALLAADAPVQGVEVRVDDAAPIRGRAGADVFVTRVVSGLDVSRPTPTWMVSRLTLAGVRSIALVVDITNYVMLELGQPLHGYDLDRLQGGIVVRRAAEGETLVTLDGRERALHSEDLVIADGSGPVGLAGVMGGAATEIGAGTSRVLIEAAGFDPVSIARTARRHKLPSEASKRFERGVDPRIAPAAAARAVQLLEELAGGHAEGLGSILDTTAPREAIELPLGYPASLVGVDYTEDEVRHALVDVGCALEERDGVLVVTPPTWRPDLRHRADLVEEVARIVGYDRIPAVLPVAPPGRGLTAAQRLRRQASIALAASGLSEVMGSPFASEQQNARFGAADRDDAPAVRLANPLDVAFPYLRRSLLPGLVDIARRNLSRGSTDLAIFETGTVFLPRAGVAYGSPEMPPGAARPDADTLRALDAGIPPQPRHVGVLILGDAVPKQPGTPAQRAGLVDALDSVRQLAHAVGVEIRFEQGSHIALHPGRTAAVEAVTADGPVIVGFAGELLPALAAELDLPERVALAEVDLDRLVELAGGAVEVRTLTSMPVATQDLSLVVPLEVPAGELLRTVVEGAGELLESARLVDDYRGPGVEDGTRSLTFALRFRAPDRTLTAAEASEARDGSVRSAAERFGASLRE, from the coding sequence GTGAGGATCCCGATCAGCTGGCTCGGCGAGCACGTCGAGCTCCCCGCGGGGGTCACCCCCGAGGACGTCCACGCCTCCCTCGTGAAGGTCGGCCTCGAGGAGGAGGACGTGCACGCGTTCTCGATCTCCGGTCCCGTCGTCGTCGGGCAGGTGCTCGAGGCGAGCCCCGAGCCGCAGACAAACGGCAAGACCATCAACTGGTGCCAGGTGCGCGTCGCCCCCGAGGGCGCCACGGCGGCCGACGGCGGAGAGGACGTGCGCGGCATCGTCTGCGGCGCGCACAACTTCGTCGTGGGCGACAAGGTCGTGGTGAGCCTGCCCGGCGCGGTGCTCCCCGGCCCGTTCCCCATCTCCTCCCGGAAGACGTACGGGCACGTGTCCGACGGCATGATCGCGTCGTCGCGCGAGCTCGGCCTCGGGGAGGAGCACGACGGGATCCTCGTGCTCTCCTCGCTCGGCCTCGACCCCGCGGTCGGCACGGACGCCCTCGCGCTCCTCCACCTCGACGACCGGGCGGTGGAGGTCAACGTCACGCCCGACCGCGGCTACGCGTTCTCGATCCGCGGCATCGCCCGCGAGTACGCGCACGCCACGGGGGCGGCCTTCACCGACCCCGCCGACGCGCTCGCGCTGCTCGCGGCCGACGCGCCCGTCCAGGGCGTCGAGGTGCGCGTCGACGACGCCGCCCCTATCCGCGGCCGCGCCGGCGCCGACGTGTTCGTCACGCGCGTGGTCTCGGGCCTCGACGTGTCCCGGCCCACGCCGACGTGGATGGTGTCGCGCCTCACCCTCGCGGGCGTCCGCTCCATCGCGCTCGTGGTCGACATCACCAACTACGTGATGCTCGAGCTCGGCCAGCCCCTGCACGGGTACGACCTCGACCGGCTGCAGGGCGGCATCGTCGTCCGCCGCGCGGCCGAGGGCGAGACGCTCGTCACACTCGACGGGCGCGAGCGCGCGCTGCACTCCGAGGACCTCGTCATCGCCGACGGCTCCGGCCCGGTCGGGCTGGCGGGCGTCATGGGCGGCGCGGCCACCGAGATCGGCGCGGGCACCAGCCGCGTGCTGATCGAGGCGGCCGGCTTCGACCCCGTGTCGATCGCCCGCACGGCCCGCAGGCACAAGCTGCCGAGCGAGGCGTCCAAGCGCTTCGAGCGGGGAGTGGATCCGCGCATCGCTCCCGCCGCCGCGGCGCGCGCGGTGCAGCTCCTCGAGGAGCTCGCCGGCGGTCACGCGGAGGGACTCGGCTCGATCCTCGACACGACCGCGCCGCGCGAGGCGATCGAGCTGCCCCTCGGCTACCCCGCGTCGCTCGTCGGCGTCGACTACACCGAGGACGAGGTGCGCCACGCGCTCGTCGACGTGGGCTGCGCGCTCGAGGAGCGCGACGGCGTGCTCGTCGTCACCCCGCCGACCTGGCGACCCGACCTCCGCCACCGCGCCGACCTCGTGGAGGAGGTCGCCCGCATCGTCGGCTACGACCGGATCCCCGCCGTGCTGCCCGTCGCGCCCCCGGGCCGCGGCCTCACCGCCGCGCAGCGGCTCCGACGCCAGGCCTCGATCGCGCTCGCCGCGTCCGGGCTCAGCGAGGTCATGGGGTCGCCGTTCGCCTCCGAGCAGCAGAACGCCCGCTTCGGCGCGGCCGACCGCGACGACGCGCCCGCGGTGCGCCTCGCGAACCCGCTCGACGTCGCGTTCCCGTACCTCCGCCGCTCCCTCCTGCCGGGGCTCGTCGACATCGCCCGGCGCAACCTGTCGCGCGGATCCACCGACCTCGCGATCTTCGAGACCGGCACCGTGTTCCTGCCCCGCGCGGGAGTCGCGTACGGCTCGCCCGAGATGCCGCCCGGAGCCGCGCGCCCCGACGCGGACACGCTGCGGGCGCTGGATGCGGGCATCCCGCCGCAGCCGCGCCACGTCGGCGTGCTGATCCTCGGGGACGCCGTGCCGAAGCAGCCGGGTACCCCGGCGCAGCGCGCGGGCCTCGTCGACGCGCTCGACTCCGTGCGGCAGCTGGCGCACGCCGTGGGCGTGGAGATCCGCTTCGAGCAGGGCAGCCACATCGCCCTGCATCCCGGACGCACGGCCGCGGTCGAGGCCGTGACGGCCGACGGCCCCGTCATCGTGGGCTTCGCCGGCGAGCTCCTGCCCGCGCTCGCCGCCGAGCTCGACCTGCCCGAGCGCGTCGCGCTCGCCGAGGTCGACCTCGACCGGCTCGTCGAGCTGGCGGGCGGCGCGGTCGAGGTGCGCACGCTCACCTCGATGCCCGTCGCCACGCAGGACCTCAGCCTCGTGGTGCCGCTCGAGGTCCCGGCGGGGGAGCTGCTCCGCACGGTGGTCGAGGGCGCGGGCGAGCTGCTCGAGTCCGCCCGGCTCGTGGACGACTACCGCGGTCCCGGCGTCGAGGACGGCACGCGCTCGCTCACGTTCGCGCTCCGCTTCCGGGCGCCCGACCGCACGCTGACTGCGGCCGAGGCGAGCGAGGCCCGCGACGGATCCGTGCGGTCGGCCGCCGAGCGGTTCGGCGCGTCGCTCCGGGAGTAG
- the pheS gene encoding phenylalanine--tRNA ligase subunit alpha, which yields MSEPQISEETVGAAVEQAMAALAATTDSASLAQARSAHIGEASPLARLNGSLRDLPPADRKDAGKLVGQSRARVTQAFQAREAEIQEQEAAERLVAEAVDVTALPSRWRAGARHPLTMLEERIADIFVGMGWQVNEGPELESEWFNFDALNFPPDHPARAMQDSFYVDPTDAHLVLRTHTSPVQIRTLLADELPVYTIAQGRTFRSDELDATHTPAFRQIEGIAIDRGLTMAHLRGTLEHFARSMFGEDARIRLRPNYFPFTEPSAEMDVWHPAAAGGPRWIEWGGCGMVNPNVLRSAGIDPDEYQGFAFGMGTERTLMFRNDLSDMRDIVEGDIRFGAQFGMVV from the coding sequence ATGTCCGAACCCCAGATCTCCGAGGAGACCGTCGGCGCCGCCGTGGAGCAGGCGATGGCCGCGCTCGCCGCGACCACCGACTCCGCGTCGCTCGCCCAGGCGCGCTCCGCCCACATCGGCGAGGCGTCCCCGCTCGCCCGGCTGAACGGATCGCTCCGCGACCTGCCGCCCGCCGACCGCAAGGACGCCGGCAAGCTCGTCGGCCAGTCGCGCGCCCGCGTCACGCAGGCGTTCCAGGCGCGCGAGGCGGAGATCCAGGAGCAGGAGGCCGCCGAGCGGCTCGTGGCCGAGGCCGTCGACGTCACCGCGCTGCCGAGCCGCTGGCGCGCCGGCGCCCGCCACCCGCTCACCATGCTCGAGGAGCGCATCGCCGACATCTTCGTGGGCATGGGCTGGCAGGTGAACGAGGGCCCCGAGCTCGAGAGCGAGTGGTTCAACTTCGACGCGCTCAACTTCCCGCCCGACCACCCCGCGCGCGCCATGCAGGACTCCTTCTACGTGGATCCGACCGACGCGCACCTGGTGCTCCGCACGCACACCTCGCCCGTGCAGATCCGCACGCTGCTCGCCGACGAGCTGCCCGTCTACACGATCGCGCAGGGCCGCACCTTCCGCAGCGACGAGCTCGACGCGACGCACACGCCCGCGTTCCGCCAGATCGAGGGGATCGCGATCGACCGCGGCCTCACCATGGCGCACCTCCGCGGCACGCTCGAGCACTTCGCTCGGTCGATGTTCGGGGAGGACGCGCGCATCCGCCTCCGCCCCAACTACTTCCCCTTCACCGAGCCGAGCGCCGAGATGGACGTCTGGCACCCGGCCGCCGCGGGCGGACCCCGCTGGATCGAGTGGGGCGGCTGCGGCATGGTCAACCCGAACGTGCTGCGCTCCGCGGGCATCGATCCCGACGAGTACCAGGGCTTCGCGTTCGGCATGGGCACCGAGCGCACCCTCATGTTCCGCAACGACCTCTCCGACATGCGCGACATCGTCGAGGGCGACATCCGGTTCGGCGCGCAGTTCGGGATGGTGGTGTAG
- a CDS encoding amino acid ABC transporter permease, producing the protein MSQVLYDVPGPKARRRSRILSVVTGVIVVAVLAFAAVKLQQAGQFSPDIWLVLNDPLVWGLLLKGLWVVLQSAAVAAVLAILLGMVLALLRMSEHRVVRYAVTVVLEFFRGMPVLLMMLFIYLIFPIGPYWSVVTALTLYNGAIIGEALRSGILGLPRGQREAGLAIGLRPLQNRLLVEFPQAFRTMLPIIVAQLVVLIKDTALGTIVSLVGLTKQGELILEATSRANSLPIFVVMVGMYLVLNLTVSTIARRLARKRGPRVAKTIAAETSQGA; encoded by the coding sequence ATGAGCCAGGTCCTCTACGACGTGCCCGGCCCCAAGGCCCGCCGTCGCTCCCGCATCCTCTCCGTCGTCACGGGGGTCATCGTGGTGGCCGTGCTGGCCTTCGCCGCGGTCAAGCTGCAGCAGGCGGGGCAGTTCAGCCCCGACATCTGGCTCGTGCTCAACGACCCGCTCGTGTGGGGCCTGTTGCTGAAGGGCCTGTGGGTCGTCCTGCAGTCCGCCGCGGTCGCCGCCGTGCTGGCGATCCTCCTCGGCATGGTGCTCGCGCTCCTGCGGATGAGCGAGCACCGGGTCGTCCGCTACGCGGTCACGGTCGTGCTCGAGTTCTTCCGCGGCATGCCGGTGCTGCTGATGATGCTGTTCATCTACCTGATCTTCCCCATCGGCCCGTACTGGTCGGTCGTCACGGCGCTCACGCTGTACAACGGCGCGATCATCGGCGAGGCGCTGCGCTCCGGCATCCTCGGGCTGCCGCGCGGACAGCGCGAGGCGGGTCTCGCCATCGGCCTGCGCCCGCTGCAGAACCGCCTGCTGGTCGAGTTCCCCCAGGCGTTCCGCACGATGCTGCCGATCATCGTCGCCCAGCTCGTCGTGCTCATCAAGGACACCGCGCTCGGCACCATCGTCAGCCTCGTCGGCCTCACCAAGCAGGGCGAGCTGATCCTCGAGGCGACGAGCCGCGCCAACTCGCTGCCGATCTTCGTGGTCATGGTGGGCATGTACCTCGTGCTGAACCTCACGGTGTCGACCATCGCGCGGCGGCTCGCCCGCAAGCGCGGACCGCGCGTGGCGAAGACCATCGCGGCGGAGACGTCGCAGGGGGCGTAG
- a CDS encoding amino acid ABC transporter permease, whose translation MDVILDNLDVFLRGFGGTLRLLGLTVLFALPLGVVIAAMRISPVASLRATSTVYVELLRNTPLLLVFTFFSVVITSISGALPFMTAAVLALTLYTAPFFAEAIRSGINSVPVGQAEAARSIGLTFSQTLGSVILPQAARTVIPPLINVVIALTKNTSIAGAYFIYELFNVGRDVANANGDAVVWVFVGVAFFYLIITVPLGQLADHLEKRVAVSR comes from the coding sequence GTGGATGTGATCCTCGACAATCTCGACGTGTTCCTGCGGGGGTTCGGCGGCACGCTGCGCCTCCTCGGCCTCACCGTGCTGTTCGCCCTCCCGCTGGGGGTCGTGATCGCCGCGATGAGGATCTCGCCCGTCGCGAGCCTCCGCGCCACCTCCACCGTCTACGTCGAGCTGCTGCGGAACACCCCGCTGCTGCTCGTCTTCACCTTCTTCAGCGTCGTGATCACGTCGATCTCGGGCGCGCTCCCGTTCATGACGGCCGCGGTGCTCGCGCTCACGCTCTACACGGCGCCGTTCTTCGCCGAGGCGATCCGCTCGGGCATCAACAGCGTGCCCGTCGGCCAGGCCGAGGCCGCCCGCAGCATCGGGCTCACGTTCTCGCAGACGCTCGGGTCGGTGATCCTGCCGCAGGCCGCGCGCACCGTCATCCCGCCGCTGATCAACGTGGTCATCGCGCTCACCAAGAACACGTCGATCGCGGGCGCGTACTTCATCTACGAGCTGTTCAACGTGGGTCGGGACGTCGCGAACGCCAACGGCGACGCGGTCGTCTGGGTGTTCGTGGGCGTCGCGTTCTTCTACCTCATCATCACGGTCCCGCTCGGCCAGCTGGCGGACCACCTCGAGAAGCGAGTGGCGGTCTCCCGATGA
- a CDS encoding glutamate ABC transporter substrate-binding protein codes for MKNRKLTIAAAAAIVVVALTGCGAAGSASNSGIDAGTNAPENGDGPYKLALAENPTFDEGTTMARLAAAGEMKVGTKFDQPLFGLAGLDGKPAGFDVAIAALVASKMGIPFDGITFTETVSANREPFIQNGSVDAVVATYTINDKRKEVVDFAGPYYVAGQALMVLADDTTINTPEDVRGKQVCSVAGSTPAANIEATFGAIVVPTDVYSKCLDPLRNGQVAAVTTDNVILSGFIAQNEGEFKLVGDGETFTQEPYGIGIAKGDEAFRTFINDTLQEAYDDGTWARLFEATAGTVIDTPEPPAIDRY; via the coding sequence ATGAAGAACAGGAAACTGACCATCGCCGCGGCCGCCGCGATCGTCGTCGTCGCCCTCACGGGCTGCGGCGCCGCCGGCAGCGCGTCGAACAGCGGCATCGACGCCGGCACGAACGCCCCCGAGAACGGCGACGGCCCCTACAAGCTCGCGCTCGCGGAGAACCCGACGTTCGACGAGGGCACCACGATGGCCCGCCTGGCCGCGGCAGGGGAGATGAAGGTCGGCACGAAGTTCGACCAGCCCCTCTTTGGCCTCGCGGGGCTCGACGGCAAGCCCGCGGGCTTCGACGTCGCGATCGCCGCGCTCGTCGCCAGCAAGATGGGCATCCCCTTCGACGGCATCACGTTCACGGAGACGGTGTCCGCGAACCGCGAGCCCTTCATCCAGAACGGCTCGGTCGACGCGGTCGTCGCGACCTACACGATCAACGACAAGCGCAAGGAGGTCGTGGACTTCGCGGGCCCCTACTACGTCGCCGGCCAGGCGCTGATGGTCCTCGCGGACGACACCACGATCAACACGCCCGAGGACGTCCGCGGCAAGCAGGTCTGCTCCGTCGCCGGATCCACCCCCGCCGCGAACATCGAGGCCACGTTCGGCGCGATCGTCGTGCCCACCGACGTCTACAGCAAGTGCCTCGACCCGCTGCGCAACGGCCAGGTCGCCGCGGTCACCACCGACAACGTGATCCTCTCCGGCTTCATCGCCCAGAACGAGGGCGAGTTCAAGCTCGTCGGCGACGGCGAGACCTTCACCCAGGAGCCGTACGGCATCGGCATCGCCAAGGGCGACGAGGCCTTCCGCACGTTCATCAACGACACGCTGCAGGAGGCCTACGACGACGGCACCTGGGCGCGCCTGTTCGAGGCGACGGCCGGCACGGTCATCGACACGCCGGAGCCCCCGGCGATCGACCGCTACTAG
- a CDS encoding amino acid ABC transporter ATP-binding protein — MEQSPTADPASPAAAAVGEPLVVVSHVNKHFGDLHVLKDISTTVNRGEVVVVIGPSGSGKSTLCRAINRLETIDDGTITIDGQDLPSEGAELARLRADVGMVFQSFNLFAHKTVLENVTLGPIKVRKQGKAEAEKRAMELLDRVGVANQAQKMPAQLSGGQQQRVAIARALAMDPKLILLDEPTSALDPEMITEVLDVMVGLAKDGMTMMVVTHEMGFARKAADRVIFMADGAIEEDTTPQAFFDDPQSPRAKDFLSKILAH; from the coding sequence ATGGAGCAGAGCCCGACGGCGGACCCCGCCTCGCCCGCCGCAGCAGCGGTCGGCGAGCCCCTGGTCGTCGTATCCCACGTCAACAAGCACTTCGGGGACCTGCACGTCCTCAAGGACATCTCGACCACGGTGAACCGCGGCGAGGTCGTCGTCGTCATCGGTCCCAGCGGGTCCGGCAAGTCGACGCTGTGCCGCGCGATCAACCGGCTCGAGACCATCGACGACGGCACCATCACGATCGACGGCCAGGACCTCCCTTCCGAGGGTGCCGAGCTCGCGCGACTCCGCGCCGACGTCGGCATGGTCTTCCAGTCCTTCAACCTCTTCGCGCACAAGACCGTGCTCGAGAACGTGACCCTCGGCCCCATCAAGGTGCGCAAGCAGGGCAAGGCCGAGGCGGAGAAGCGGGCGATGGAGCTCCTCGACCGCGTCGGCGTGGCCAACCAGGCGCAGAAGATGCCGGCCCAGCTGTCGGGCGGCCAGCAGCAGCGCGTCGCCATCGCCCGCGCGCTCGCGATGGACCCGAAGCTGATCCTCCTCGACGAGCCGACCTCGGCCCTCGACCCCGAGATGATCACCGAGGTCCTCGACGTGATGGTCGGCCTCGCGAAGGACGGCATGACGATGATGGTCGTCACCCACGAGATGGGCTTCGCCCGCAAGGCAGCGGACCGCGTGATCTTCATGGCCGACGGCGCCATCGAGGAGGACACCACCCCGCAGGCCTTCTTCGACGACCCGCAGAGCCCGCGCGCGAAGGACTTCCTCTCCAAGATCCTCGCCCACTGA
- a CDS encoding TrmH family RNA methyltransferase: MLDNPRSPRVRGVAKLAKRDARADTGLFLLEGPQAVSEALAFRPDLVQELFATPTALDRYPDLARAVREAGVEVEFVTEDVIASMADTVTPQGVVGVCRQFPTSLKQILGDDPRLIAILEEVRDPGNAGTIIRAADAAGADAVILTGRSVDLYNPKVVRATTGSLFHLPVAIMPELDAVLERVKAAGLQVLAADVKGDDLLAERTSGALAGPTAWLFGNEARGLQDEHLALADRAVVVPIYGQAESMNLATAASVCLYESAFAQRA; this comes from the coding sequence ATGCTCGACAATCCCCGCTCCCCGCGTGTCCGTGGCGTCGCCAAGCTCGCGAAGCGGGACGCGCGCGCCGACACGGGCCTCTTCCTCCTCGAGGGGCCGCAGGCCGTCTCCGAGGCGCTCGCGTTCCGGCCCGACCTCGTGCAGGAGCTGTTCGCGACCCCCACGGCCCTCGACCGCTACCCCGACCTCGCGCGCGCCGTCCGCGAGGCGGGCGTCGAGGTCGAGTTCGTCACCGAGGACGTGATCGCGTCGATGGCCGACACCGTTACCCCTCAGGGCGTCGTGGGCGTCTGCCGGCAGTTCCCGACGTCGCTCAAGCAGATCCTCGGTGACGACCCGCGCCTCATCGCGATCCTCGAGGAGGTGCGCGACCCCGGCAACGCCGGCACCATCATCCGCGCCGCCGATGCCGCGGGAGCCGACGCGGTGATCCTCACGGGCCGCTCCGTCGACCTCTACAACCCCAAGGTCGTGCGCGCCACGACGGGCTCGCTCTTCCACCTGCCGGTCGCGATCATGCCCGAGCTCGACGCCGTTCTCGAGCGCGTGAAGGCGGCGGGGCTGCAGGTCCTCGCCGCGGACGTGAAGGGCGACGACCTCCTCGCGGAGCGCACGTCCGGCGCGCTCGCCGGCCCCACTGCGTGGCTCTTCGGCAACGAGGCCCGCGGCCTCCAGGACGAGCACCTCGCGCTCGCCGACCGCGCCGTCGTCGTGCCGATCTACGGCCAGGCCGAGTCGATGAACCTCGCGACGGCAGCGTCCGTCTGCCTCTACGAGTCGGCGTTCGCGCAGCGCGCCTGA
- the rplT gene encoding 50S ribosomal protein L20 yields the protein MARVKRAVNAHKKRRVILERAAGYRGQRSRLYRKAKEQVTHSLVYAYRDRRAKKGEFRRLWIQRINAAARANGLTYNRLIQGLSLAGVQVDRRILAELAVHEPATFASLVQTAKAALPANTSAPKVAANA from the coding sequence ATGGCAAGAGTCAAGAGGGCCGTCAACGCCCACAAGAAGCGTCGGGTCATCCTCGAGCGCGCCGCCGGCTACCGCGGGCAGCGCTCGCGCCTGTACCGCAAGGCCAAGGAGCAGGTCACCCACTCCCTCGTCTACGCGTACCGTGACCGCCGCGCGAAGAAGGGCGAGTTCCGCCGCCTCTGGATCCAGCGCATCAACGCCGCCGCGCGTGCGAACGGCCTCACGTACAACCGCCTCATCCAGGGCCTCTCGCTCGCCGGCGTCCAGGTCGACCGCCGCATCCTCGCGGAGCTCGCGGTCCACGAGCCCGCGACCTTCGCGTCGCTCGTGCAGACGGCCAAGGCCGCCCTGCCCGCGAACACCTCGGCCCCCAAGGTCGCGGCGAACGCGTAG
- the rpmI gene encoding 50S ribosomal protein L35: MPKQKTHSGAKKRFKVTGSGKIMKQQAGMRHNLEVKSSGRKARLNQDQPLAKADMKVAKKLLGR, from the coding sequence ATGCCTAAGCAGAAGACCCACTCGGGTGCCAAGAAGCGTTTCAAGGTCACCGGCAGCGGCAAGATCATGAAGCAGCAGGCGGGCATGCGGCACAACCTCGAGGTCAAGTCCTCCGGGCGCAAGGCGCGACTCAACCAGGACCAGCCGCTGGCCAAGGCCGACATGAAGGTCGCCAAGAAGCTCCTCGGCCGCTAG
- the infC gene encoding translation initiation factor IF-3, with protein MSDPRTNDRIRVPEVRLVGPAGEQVGVVSIDVALRLAQEADLDLVEVAPNSKPPVAKIMDYGKFKYEAAQKAKEARRNQANTILKEVRFRLKIDKHDYETKRKRAEGFLQDGDKVKAMILFRGREQSRPDQGVRLLKMFAEDVAEFGSVESTPTIDGRNMVMVIGPHKNKSEAKAEANAKRDATKASAREAREENNA; from the coding sequence ATCAGCGATCCCCGTACCAACGATCGAATCCGAGTTCCCGAGGTTCGCCTCGTTGGCCCAGCAGGCGAGCAGGTCGGCGTCGTATCCATCGACGTCGCACTCCGGCTCGCGCAGGAAGCCGACCTCGACCTCGTCGAGGTCGCGCCCAATTCCAAGCCCCCCGTGGCGAAGATCATGGACTACGGCAAGTTCAAGTACGAGGCCGCGCAGAAGGCCAAGGAAGCGCGTCGCAACCAGGCGAACACCATCCTCAAGGAGGTGCGCTTCCGCCTCAAGATCGACAAGCACGACTACGAGACCAAGCGCAAGCGCGCCGAGGGCTTCCTGCAGGACGGCGACAAGGTCAAGGCCATGATCCTGTTCCGTGGGCGCGAGCAGTCGCGTCCGGACCAGGGCGTGCGACTGCTCAAGATGTTCGCGGAGGACGTCGCCGAGTTCGGCAGCGTCGAGTCCACCCCCACGATCGACGGCCGCAACATGGTCATGGTCATCGGACCGCACAAGAACAAGTCCGAGGCCAAGGCCGAGGCCAACGCGAAGCGCGACGCCACCAAGGCGAGCGCACGAGAAGCGAGAGAAGAGAACAATGCCTAA
- a CDS encoding DUF1844 domain-containing protein yields MTDQAQPDPATSAPADPASAGPADTHVHRFEEPAATGDGTSAAGVADDDTADFVADQYARDIAEVSAVEVITTTAVHLMSAAAVKCGLADDPATQTDLAEARKLIISLAGLVTAASPELGDQHARSLRDGLRSLQLAFREASPYPDAVGKGPGEKYTGPVS; encoded by the coding sequence ATGACCGACCAGGCCCAGCCCGATCCCGCGACCAGCGCACCCGCCGACCCCGCGTCCGCCGGTCCGGCCGACACCCACGTGCACCGCTTCGAGGAGCCCGCCGCGACCGGCGACGGCACCTCGGCCGCGGGCGTCGCGGACGACGACACCGCCGACTTCGTCGCCGACCAGTACGCGCGTGACATCGCGGAGGTCTCCGCCGTCGAGGTCATCACGACCACGGCCGTCCACCTCATGAGCGCCGCCGCCGTGAAGTGCGGGCTCGCCGACGACCCCGCCACGCAGACCGACCTCGCCGAGGCGCGGAAGCTGATCATCTCGCTCGCGGGTCTCGTCACGGCCGCCTCCCCGGAGCTGGGCGACCAGCACGCGCGCAGCCTCCGCGACGGCCTGCGCTCCCTGCAGCTCGCCTTCCGCGAGGCGTCCCCGTACCCCGACGCCGTCGGCAAGGGACCGGGCGAGAAGTACACCGGCCCGGTCTCCTAG
- a CDS encoding SseB family protein has product MTGSSSHADSAGTPWAGRSFEPTPFPDDDGSAPPAVAAALARHGRGEVGQAAVVDALRDARLLIPLVARLGEEGEGAHGLKADKSAELSIITVAGPDGRTVMPVFTSVAAMGRWNPAARPVPADAVRVALAAASEETDLVVVDPMSDTEFVLRRPAVWAVARSLPWIPSPEDPEVVAALEASVVEEPAVVSVSTAPGDPRARLEGPELMIALELVDGLDRQALDALLARLQGEWSRSAVLADRVDSMGLRITSAR; this is encoded by the coding sequence ATGACGGGATCCTCCTCGCACGCCGACTCGGCCGGGACCCCGTGGGCGGGCCGGTCGTTCGAGCCCACCCCGTTCCCTGACGACGACGGATCCGCGCCGCCCGCCGTCGCGGCAGCGCTCGCGCGGCACGGTCGCGGCGAGGTAGGGCAGGCCGCGGTCGTGGACGCCCTTCGCGACGCGCGCCTGCTGATCCCGCTCGTCGCCCGCCTCGGCGAGGAGGGTGAGGGCGCGCACGGCCTGAAGGCCGACAAGAGCGCCGAGCTGTCGATCATCACGGTGGCGGGGCCCGACGGGCGCACCGTCATGCCGGTCTTCACGTCCGTCGCCGCGATGGGGAGGTGGAACCCCGCAGCGCGTCCCGTCCCGGCCGACGCCGTCCGCGTGGCGCTGGCCGCGGCGAGCGAGGAGACCGACCTCGTGGTCGTCGACCCGATGTCCGACACCGAGTTCGTCCTGCGGCGGCCGGCGGTGTGGGCGGTCGCGCGGTCGCTGCCCTGGATCCCGAGCCCCGAGGACCCGGAGGTGGTCGCGGCGCTGGAGGCGAGCGTCGTCGAGGAGCCCGCGGTCGTGTCCGTCAGCACGGCGCCGGGCGATCCGCGTGCACGCCTCGAGGGCCCGGAGCTGATGATCGCGCTGGAGCTCGTCGACGGACTCGACCGCCAGGCGCTCGACGCGCTGCTCGCGCGGCTGCAGGGGGAGTGGTCCCGGAGCGCGGTGCTCGCCGACCGGGTCGACAGCATGGGGCTCCGGATCACGTCCGCGCGCTGA